Part of the Trichoderma asperellum chromosome 1, complete sequence genome is shown below.
TGATCCGGAAAATACGGTATCCTATGACATCGTAGGGGCATGGACGTGTTTCACAGATATCTgtacttaaagtatataaactccATATCACGGTCATAGAGCCAAAACAGAAAACAACTATAATGCATACCTCGTAGAAAAATTTTAGTTCTTGAATGCTGGAAAATATCTCTTCAAGCCATAATCCAAGGATCTCATTCCGATAGGTTTCACCAGATAgtcatcagcaccagcagcattCGCGGCTTCTCTATCTATTTCACTGTCTTGCCCAGTCACAATGAATAGAATACTTGACTTCCATCCATGTTGTTTCTCCAAGGAACGCATCTCGTACGTGGCGTCAATGCCATTACACACCGGCATCTGCAAGTCCATGAGAATCAGCTCAATGGGAGCTCCGTCACCAGCAGCGTGGGATGCTTGTCGCTTTGAGAATATCTCAATAGCTTGTTTGCCGTCAGCCGCACTGAGGCATGACAGTCCTCGCTTCTTGCAATACATCTGCAAAATGCGGAGGTTGATAGCGTTATCATCTACAACGAGTGTGAGGGGTTTAGCTGATCTTGCGGGGGTTGAAGGTAAGGTAGAACGCCTCCAGATTGCTGGCTCATTAGATTGATGTGTCGATGATAGACCCCAATCCAAGCTCGACTCACCGCCATGTTCGAGCGTCTGACTTGTTTCTCCATTGGAAGAGAGCGAGGGTGAGCCATTCAAAGAGCTGTACCCTTCGTCTGAAGTCAAGTAAATTTCTTCTGAAGAGGCGGAATCAGTACCACCTTGATTTAGGTCTTCGGCTAAGGTGTTGTTGGACCTGGCAAGTCTCTTCGCTGGATTGATCATCATGGCAAGATTATCGGCTTCTTCAAGTATGCTAAGAAGCTTCAACGTTGAGAAGGGTCCGCTAGCATATATGACATTTGGTAGTGACTCGAGAGACCCTGAATCAACTGATGTTGGGACCAGCCAGATGACGACTTGTTCAGATGGTATAGATGAAACATGGCTGTGGGTCAGTTTCGAGTCACGACCGGATTCAACGATTGTAAAGCTGTCTTTGTAGCTCTCTGAAGCGGTGAGTCCATTACGGATCAGGAACTTGGCGAAGTTTGAAGACAGATGCAAGTCAGGCAAGTCAGCCCCCACTTGGTGGAATCTCAGCGGTAAGTATGTTAGAGCGGACACTGTTTTGTGTAAAGGCACGGCCGAAGCTGCATAAGTGATATCTCGAAATGTTGCTCTGAAATGGGAGCCGCGATCGACCCGTGATGATATTAGCTCAATAGAGCCGTGAAGTAGGGTCGAAAACTTGGTGGCCAGAGGTAAACCTAGTCCAGCGCCTGTCGAGTGCTCGCCACCTTTCTCGTAGAGCTCAAAGATACGGCTTTGATCATCTGGCTGAATGCCACAGCCCGTATCTTCGACATCGACCACGAATGCATCTGTCCCTGGTTGTTTTGAGGAAGTGACTATTACAGCACCCTCGGATGTGTTTTGAATGGCATTAATGATAAGGGGAAGAACGCTGTCCCGAAGCAAGCTGAGGTCGGTTTTTAAGCACCTACGGTCTGGAGGTAGATCaaagtgaaaaaaaattgaaggCGTCGAGCCTGTGTCCCTTATCGCTGCGTCAGAAATACCCTTCACGAGCTCCAACTCCAGCTCGCTAATGTCGTGCGTGGCATAATGTCGTTCGGCCACGGCAACATCAGCCCATCTGTTCAAGGTAATCATGCTGTTAACGGTTGACATAAGCTCTCGACCTGCTGTAGATATGGTATCAAGGTACAACGATGACGTTTTAATATCAGAGATAAATCCCGCGACCTCGGCTAACGCTGGCTGTATTTTGGCGTTCTCAGATATAGTGATTGCCTTTAAGTCCTCGGCAAGAAGTTCGGCGGCGCCGAGAATGCCATGAATGGGAGTTCGAAGCTGATGAGATATTCCACGAAGaaacttttcttttgctctgATTGCTTCTGATAGAAGACGTTTCTGCCAAATTTGGGTAAGCATAGATGCACAGGTTTGTATGAACCAAGCATCGACATCGTCAAATATTCTTCGAAAATCCTTGGTAGCCACAGCAAGTATTGAATGACCTAGTTTGCTCTCGCACTGGGCAGAAAAAATCCGAACAACTCTATCTTTAGGAGTATCGCTATGGTTTGAGGTTTCAATGAACTCATCAATGTAGGCGGTGTCTTCCCATAACCCATTGTTCAGGTCAGAGGGCAATCCCGAATGCCGGCTGTTGGCGAATTGATCAATTTCAGACGACTGGATGCTGATTGACTCATCCGGATAGGCAGTTCGCAGTATGCTGAGCACTGAGTCTTGTGGATCATGATCGTCGGATACATTTTCAACAGTCGCAATGAGCTCGGCCAGTCGATGGCGCTCACGTTGACGCCGGGCTCGTGTGCACTGCACAATGTCGGCTACAATCCAATCGGCAAGACGAGCGAGtgtttgttgttgctgtttcgACAAGGGAGGTTGACTGGTTGCTGAGGCGACACATAGCGATCCTAGCCCAACACATTCCCCAGATTCGTGCTGCATTCGAAGCGGGACGCCCGCGTATGCTATTAATCCTCCTTGTTCAACATATGGCGACTCTCGGAACCTCCAGTCCTCCATCATATTTGGTAGAAGAAATACATTCTAAACGCACGAAATTAGCAGGTACTAAAGGAGTTCTAGATGGAATTGGCCATACACCAGGAGGTTGGGTCACCGTATGGGCGCAAAGCGTTTCGCCACGGGGGAGAATAGCGAGCTGAACACCAACTGTTGCAAGACGGATGTAGACGTTGACATCAAGTAATCCCACGATGGCAAATTCCCAGCCGGAAGATTCTTGTGCTAAACATGCTTTTTCCTGAAGCCCTGAGAGGAGCTCAGGTTCGTTGCCAAGATCCCGCCCGTAGTACCATAGCATAGACAATCTCAACCGTTCATTTTTGGCCAGATGAGCCCGCAGGTATCGAGATGGAGCACGGGGAGGTTTCTTGGGTATCGATGCCGAAGCGTAAGGGTCAATCTTGGTGGGATAGAAGCACGACTCGGTATCCGGAGTCCACGGCGCAATTGGAATTTCGGCATTGTCAACATCGAATATTGGACCCACGTTGGTAGGGCGGGTGGGCAGGCTCTGCTCTTCTAGTGATGGCGACAAAAGGGCAGCGTCTGCCTTGGGGAAGAAATGCATTTGCAACTCGGAAACTATGGCCAACGGCTCATTGTAATGACCCAAGAGTCGCTCTGCTCTGAAGCAGTTTTCGACGAGAAAAGAATGATGTCGCACTCAGGATCGATCGAATAACAGGCTGGGTGGGGCTCCCTTCCAGTAaacaaggagctcaaggattTGTGGGGAAGGACGGAGCAGATTCTCCGATCCAGTCATAAGCAAGATTTTCGTTtatatactccgtacatatACCATTTAtgaatatatactttattagaGTTCTCTGCATCCACATACACTTGCGACTTGTGTAATTTATGGCCAAGATAATCGCTTTGCTATTGAAGCAATATTGTTGCAACCTGGTCCACCATAGCAGCTGGATCCGTTATAAGCAGCTGCTTCCGTTACAGAGTGGCCTGGCTAATAAGTACGCACAGCTGGGAGAGGCCCATATACATGACGGCCGGACACGATCCCACAAGTGGCCGCAGTGAGTCGGAAAAGCAGTTGCTCCTCGAAGTCGGCAAGGGTAAGCATCGGTACGCGGAACTGGGCCGGATGAGTACGCAATGCGCACCGGCCGGCGCAGGGTAACGGCCGCCGGTCGGTCAAGCATGTAGTATGACCAGAGAATGTGCCGGACCAGGTGCACGCAGCAGCCACCATGGGATGGAGAGTTGGGGGCTGGATCATCATGGAATCCGATGCACTGGGCTTAGAAAATGGCAGTTCCCAGCCAGTTCCACATATTCTTAAGTTCGTCAGGGCTCCTCGTGCCAGCAGGTCATCAGTAGCACAGTGGCGAGGACGGTTAGACGATCTGACTTGTAGTCTGAATCACACAGGAGCCAGACCCGAAGGTAGAAGGCTCTTCGTATTGCCCGGCGTTTGTTGTAGCCGTTACTTCGCAGGAGCCTCTTCTCGACATACGGCGCGGCGGCAAACATGATGGCATCTGGCCGGGCCACATCCGAGGCCAACCGTGTGTGATTATGGTGGAGATTGGTAAATATACCGGACTAAAATTCCTAACCACCGCGGATGGTTAGAAGATTGTCCCAGTTCTGCCAGTTGACAGGGGCTTCTTCGTTGGAGCCACATTATGCACTTGCATTCGGTTACGACAATCACATTGAGTCACAAGGGAAGTTGGACCATCAATTTGCATTCGTTgcatagttatattattcaGGTGCGTAGTTCACCTACTTTCCAAAAGTTACGGTACTTACCTGCATAAGCTTAGGGCCTTTAGTAGAATCCTCGAATGCTAGTTAGTGTAATATATTTCATTGAATAAATTATAGCACAAAGTTAGCTCTTCTAGGTTTCCTAGCTTGTTGCAAAAGCTAACTTTCCTAGCTTTCCTTTCCTGTACAACCGATAACCCCGATTGGCTTGGCGGTCTGTAGCTAATCTGGAGttgcctaccctgtaggcccaAAATTTTGCAACTGAGTTGGGTCGTGACTATTATAGGCATTGACTCCAACCCTCTATCAgactaatattaaatataactctTTACTAACCAGGGTAACGATTAATAATTATCGGCAAAATATTATACAGAGCCTGCACGGAATTGCAAAGTTAGGTGGTCGCCTAAATATGCCAACTCTGACACTCGCATACTACGTTTTACAGAGCAGACTCAATAGGCAGTGTATACTGCAGGGAAGGAACCGGGCAGTTTTGTCAACTATGGTAGAGGTACTGCGTCAACAGGGTAGTCAGCTACGTTTATTTCTCCGTCGCAATGCCAATTATGTGGAAGATAATAATGGGAGTATACCAGACAATCAAGGAAAAATTCCTGCAGTGCTGAATATAGTGGACCTTATAATAAACCAATTGTAAGCAGACAGTGCACAGCACTAGCTCCAACGTCCTATACTTCGcccttattaatatatatacatacatccTCATTAACCATTTACGCCGGATACCAAGTATATGCTAGAGATTTAATTTGGGAGAGTTACTGCCTGGCTTGTATATCCAGTGgagatataatatattaagaaaGAGGGAAATGCTAAAGTTTATTGAACATCCTGGAGCCTTTTGCAGACCCACTGTAGGCAACTCTAGGCAGCGGTGGGGTGTTTTTCGAACCCTGGCaccttaattaaaggttaaATAACTTCCTTCTTCATTGCCAACTGCACCTGATATTAATGTCATAGAGATAGTTCAAATTCTCTCTCCTCCCAATTTCTCAAGTTAACGCAGTATTCTGCTATTCTCGATAAGCCACGACCATGACGCAGCACCAGTACACCTCCAGGCCGCTCCTTACGGAAGACGTGCTAGCTACCATCATCTACATGGTGCCACGAGGCACGCTCCTAAACTTCCGCTTGGTCAACCGATCTCTTGGTGCTCTGGCTACCAAACGCGCCTTTCGGCATATATGCCTTTTTGCCGCGGAGGAGGGCACTCGCTTCGTTGACATTGCACGGTCTGAGGCGCTCCGCTCGTGCGTCCGCGAGATAACCTGCGACACCAAGCTTGCCGAGGATGATTATACATATCATTCCAATGGTGATTTTGCTTTCCCTTGGAGATTCATGGCGGCCCTTCCATTCGTGCGTTATTTCGAGAGGCTGGAAGTCCTGAACTTAAACTTCAACGAGTACTGTGGGCCGGAGAACAACGATGAAGACCTGCTTGATGGCATCCTTATTGAAGAGTCGCCTGATATCCGGTTCCGTATTCTAGATACCATCTTCCACTGCCTCGAGGGTACATGGTCTGCCGAGAATCAGCGTGAGGTGGATGAAGAGCTTGATCTTAGTGACGATCGCGATATTCTGGACATCGAAGATGACCCCGAAGTAGCATTCTACAAGGACGACCATCAGGGCTTCGCGGCTCCTATTCATGATCCACCTTCCTCGGTTTGTTTGACAATCTCCAACTTAGGAGACTTCGACGACCCGCGCCTTACCAAATCGGACACGTTTCGCCGGGTTATAGCTTCCCAGATATCTGAACTAAAAATTCTATTCACAGTCCAGACCGATGAAGCCTCGCCGGAGAGCACGATATATCGGCCAGAGAAGTATGATCTTATGAAGAATCTGCCCCACACCTGGCTGATGCCATCGCTTGCCATGAACTTGACAGTTCTTTCTTTATACTGTCGTGACTATTGGGGCTGGATCCCCCGGATGGACTTCCGTTGCGTCAATCCGGGCTCGGGTCCGGGCTCGGGCTTCCCAAACCTCAGGGTCCTGGCTCTAGGAAACTATGTCTTCACCCACGAGTGGCAGGTCGACTGGATCGCTTCCTTAGGGCTCCAAAATGGACGGGGTGGGCTTGAAGAGCTTTATCTAGATGATTCTCCCATCCTTTACAAGGCTCGAATGGTCCAACCCATGAACTCAGGGGAGTCGGAAGTGACTAACCTCGTGACTGGAGAGGTTATTTCCATTTCGGATGAGCTGTACCCGCTCCCAGAAGTCGTTATGGGAGGGACGTACAACCCCGAAATCATTTATTTCCCTCTTCGATGGGACTATGTACTTGGTCGCTGGAGAGACTTAATGAAGGGTCTTCGAGTCTTTAGAATGGGCCACGGTGCCTGGTGGCAGCACTATTGTTTCGATCGTGCCATTGAGTCCGATGAATGGATTCAGTCGAGCGACAGACGTGATTTCATTTCATACGATTGCCCAGCTTTCCGGTGGTATAATTGCCCGGTTGTTGATCAAGAAAGCGATGAGTACTATGAAGGTTGTGAGCTCTttagagagggagaagggcTCCAGCTGGCCAGGGAATACCAGTGCCAGTATATTGAATACGATATCGGTACAGGCCCCACCCAATGGCAAGAATTAAGGGATAGGTATCAGTATACCTATTACCCTTATTACCCGAAATTGAATCCAGAGCTGGATCCGACAGGAACCCTGATgaaagacgaggatgaggctcTTGGAAGTCTTCTGGAGATAACAGATCAGCGGCGGAAAATGAATCTGACTATATAaggtatttaaattatatactaaatatactactagtagtaagCAGTTAtagaatttattatagcGCCAGTGCACTAAAATACAGCATTTTCCATTTGGAATATAgtgcttatatattaaagcataGTGCTTATATACTATAGCAGAGCACTAGCTTTCTTCAGTGCTAATTTTCTAAGAGTATATGTAAAAGgcaagtaatatatatatcttcaCGCATAGTGTAATTATGTATTCTAGCTGTACATAGTGGAAAATACAAATGGTAGATATTTTTTTCATGATATTAGATACTTgaacagctgtttttttgttttaagtTATCTATTTTCTTAACGGTATATGTAAGAATAAAAGGTCCATAAAATTATGTATAACTTGATTGTCAATACTTTTTTTCCGGACCAACAAGTGGGCACATTATTCCAATTATAAATGTATTACAGATCGAGGTATAATACAAGCGCAATACTATTTGCACAAGCTGCGGCCGCTCAAGGTACCACTAGCTCAGTCCCTAATCTATTACTCGCCAGTAGCTATAGTATTTGAGTAGCAAGTTTCcctgttaaaataaaagaggtCCACAATATATTCCAGAACAGCTGTTCAAGTTGCATATATAGTTGAAGGGCTAGCTGTGTGAAAGCACGGCAGGATGAGCATTCGAAATAGGTCTGTCTGCCAAATTTATTAAGTCAATTACAACTCCGGTATTTTTTCCTAATTACAATGGGACACATATCCCCCAACCCACCTCAGTCTCTCGATGAGATCCTGAACGTGATCATAGAGCAAGTATGGGAGGTAATTCGTCAACTACCAGAGCTTCGCCCCCTTGTCTTCAATAACGACGAGGGCGCTCGTATAAGTCTTGCTGCGGAACAAAAAGACGTTGCTAGGTTTGAAGAGCACGCAGTGGTTCAATTTCAGCGTCCCATACAAGAAGTTGTCCAAGAAATGAGAGATATTTTCTCATATATTGTGCGCCCTAACCATCCTCCCTTCATGTCAGCGATTCCGTCTCCCTCGTCACCCATCTCTTGGCTTGGCGAGAATTTGACCTCTGCGTTCAATTCCTGGCCTGCAGCATGGTTTGCTGGCTCAGGAGTTGCGACTATCGAGACGAAACTTATTGCTTGGCTGGCTACTCAGATCGGAATGCCTACTTCAACCGGTGGAACATTTGTGTCAGGAGGCTCAATGGCCAATCTGACAGCACTGGCAATTGCAAGGGATTAGAAGCTTGTGGAGAATACGCGCTCTCTTGGCGTTGTGTATTTTTCTGACCAGATTCATTTTCCTGTACCAAAAGTCTTGCGGGTTCTAGGCTTTAGCAATAGCCAAATGAGGCAATTGCCAGCGGATTCGAATTTCCGCCTCGATATGGAACAGCTCCGCAAAACGATTATTGCGGACAAGTCTAAAGGTCTCATTCCTTTCTTGATTGTGGCTAACGTTGGCTCGACAAACACGGGCTCCATCGACCCTATTAATGAATTTGCGGATTTGGCAAAAGAGCATAATATGTGGATGCACGTAGATGGCGCTTATGGCGCATCTGTTGCTCTATCGAAATCGTATAGGTCGTTACTGAATGGAATCGAGCGCTGTGACAGTCTTGCATGGGATGCCCACAAGTGGCTTTTCCAAACATTTGGATGTGGCATTGTACTCGTACATGATAAACGCTATTTGGCGGAGAGCTTTGCGTCGTCCGGAGACTATTTTCGCGACATACccagcgacgatgacgaaCCAAACATGTTGAATTACGGAATAGAACTCACTAGGCCGGCTCGCCATATGAAGCTTTGGTTCACATTGAGGGTTTTGGGACTAGAAACCTCGGGGGGGTATGATTGACCAAGGATTGGAAGTTGCCAGATTTGCAGAAGCCGAGTTGAGAAAACTTCCAGATTGGGAAATCACCTCACCTGCGATACTGGGGGTGGTTACTTTTAGGTATTGCCTCGATGGGTTAGACGAAAAAGTGAACGACGACATCAATGCTGCCATCTCCCTGGAGATAATAAAGAGCAATGTTGCTTATATCCAAACTACTCGAATTTGCAGCAAAGTTAGCTTGCGCATTTGCGTTATCCACCCTGAGATAACAAAGGGTGATATGCAAAACATAATTACCACTTTGAACAATCTCGCGTTAAACGTCGTTCAAacatataagtaaattaagttaaatcACTAACGAGGGGATTTATAGAGAAGTCAAATAACTTCTGGTTTATAGTAACATTAACTATGTATATttgcttaattaaaatataagctgaGTGCCATATGTCTGCACTTAGCAGGAGTGGTTTTTCTTCAGTCTGTATATGATCAATTATGTTCCAAAAACCTCTTTAGAGTTCACCCCAACTTATAACAAATAAATCCATTGCGTTTCCCACTACACCGTCATTTCCCATACTAACTTGGCGAATCTCACCCATTACCTTCTTATTCATACTCGTGTTACTGGAAGTCAAAGTTGTTGATGTGGCTGTTGATGGGAGACAGCTACTGTTGGACTATCAAGTCGTTTGCTGTCATCCTATAGATCTTCTAGACACCATcaaagatattttttttgaTTGAAAAATGGCAATGATGCAATACAATGTTGTACGAGCATTGTACCAGGTCACGGTATACGGAAGTAACTGCTTTGACAGAGACGGCTCGGCTGATGCAGAACAAGCGCTCTACTTGCTACATCACTGTATCCATCATGCTATCTTTAGTCTTCTTCAATAGAAAATGTGTATATATTGCGTTATAGCGAAAATGTGGTGCATTTTGAAACTGGGTACAATTAAAATACAAGGGCGCTATTATCATAGTTGCTCTGTAGTTGCGTACAGTACTACCGATATTGGCCAGGGTGGTTTCGCTTGCTcctctacggagtacaggtTCACACAATTACCAGCACTCGCCTCCACACCTTTGTTGTTGCAAAACGTGTGGCCCATGCTTTGAGGGTACTCTTACCCCTAAACTTACTAGTGCTACTTACCCCGCACGATTCTAGGCAGCAGTTCTAACAATCAACTCTGCTTGCACTGcgaatactttatttataactcttaGATAACTCAtgtatttattactatagcaTCGGATCGCAtttgtatgtacatactatCCTTACGCGGGCTTCTTCCTACAGACTACAATTGTACTGCTTTACTGCATTCTCTTGAATGGCAACGTCTGAGGAATTACCAAAAGCCCAATTCGGACCACCGCTATGGCTTGGTAACGAAAATGAGGGTCTAGCATATTATGTCTTTAACCCAGAGGGAACAGAGTCAATACTACTCCTTCATGGTGCCATGACTGGTGGCACGGAATGGGATCTTGTTTTACCCCACCTCTCGAAGCGGTATCATATTCTTGCGCCAGATATTCCCCTCCACAACCGTTCAAGAAACATAAAACTTGAAAACCCTGGCATAGATACGGGAAACCTCCTACGAGATCTGGTCAAAGGCTCCGCAAAGGGAGGACAGGCACATGTAGTGGGACTAAGTATGGGAGCTCACATCGGCAGGAGACTGGCAGTTCAGTGCCCGGAAGTAGTCAGGACCTGCTTTTTGTCTGGATTCAGTCAGCTGGATTGGATACCATGGAAAGGCTCGCTCGCTTACATTGTCTATGCCGTGGAATACGTTGGCGCAATGGTCCCAAAAAGCTGGATTGACAGAATTGAACATGCAACTGATACTGAGACTCCGCATGATCTAGAGCATTTCAAGAGGGTTTGGAATTTGATGATGGACGATACAGATGTGAAGGGTAAATCCTGGGAGGCTCGAACACTGGTGGTTGCTGCAACGAAAGGTGGGCTTGTTCCCACAAACGACTCCATTAGAGATGCCAGCGCATTGGCATTACTCGCACAACAGAAAAACCCAGAGAGCGCGGTTGTGCAGAATAAGACCATGCGCCATGGGTGGAGCAGACAAGGCCCAAAACTATTTGCAGAAGCCGTCATGTGCTGGATTGAGAACAAGCCATTACCGGATAGTTTCGAGCCCATCTAAATGATGACAGAGCGAATATAAGTCTCATCATACGAAGACCAAATAAAGTATCGATGCAAATGGCCACCGCCACCTCACATGGTAGCCTCAACTAGTCTACAGCTAAAGAGGACTAGACGCACTCTTGATCAAGCGAACGGTGGCGGCTGAAGCCTAGACAGACAGACTATATCTTAGTTCAAATCAAATTATATGGAAACTCGAATATTCAAGTCCCactcttttgctttgctatAGCTATCCGACAGTAAAAGCTCAATCTCACAAAGGGCATTGTTTAATGCCCGTCAATACCTGAATATAAATAGTCTCTCGGCTGGTAAAGACAGGCGACCTGTAGGGAATTGCTAGTAAAGAAATACTCCCTAGACAATTCTTTACTAATGTTGCGAAGGTCTTTGAGTACTTTAATATGTTTAACCATTTCTACATTGGTTTCAAACCCCTCCCTGCCTATTAATCCACTGGTTATTCAACTGCAATAACACGCTGACTACTAGTAAACTGctaatatataagctatataaaactaaatagCCTGACCTAAAATAACTACTGTACCAAGTGGACGCCCGTAATATACTGAATTGCACAATTTTCATCCGTGCGCTTCAGAATATCCCCCGGACTGCACACTTCTTATCCATGCACGATGAAGAGTGAGCATGTTAACATCAAAAAGGAATAACCCCCAGGAAACCATTAATATGCCGAGCAATAGTCATCCGCTGTACTAATTTACACCCTTTGCATATTAGAATGCGCTATTAGGGGTTTATAATAGAAGAGATCAAGAGCATCCATATTTAGATagtagatttatttatatgaTGGTAAGCATGTAGtgggtataataaaaaagagagaataaaGTTCAAGATGCGTTCAGCCGCGCTATAAACGtgtttaatatttataaaccagcaagaaaaagcaaatccTATTGCCCTTAAAGTGTATACACATTATATTACATGCTGGTTCACTGTAATAGATAAATCCTTTATAAGCACCTGGTTCTGTTATAGTAATTGCTacaatagtaattattaaccTAATCTTTTGCCACATTACCTAGTGCTCGTTGATCTAATCAATAGTCAACTCAGTTGCCGGAAAAATGCAATTGGTGCTGTAAGCTACCCAAGCACGGCTTGTTATCGCTTTGTAGACAGAATCCATGAGACACTGTTACGACCCGACCCTTATGgtcgcaacaatgggcctacaAGGTAAGACTCATCGGATTAATGAAGGACCGAAGGTCCAATCAAGACACGCTCGACAGGCTCGACCTACGAGCCACACGAGCTCACAAAACTCACGCTCGATGAGCTCGACGAACGAGCTCAACGAGCCACCAAGATCCGGACGCCCAACtggatatataagtttacttcttacgCTCATTTAGATAACTTAGATAGCCAGTTGTTAACACAGAATCAAGATTGGAATACTCTTCTAACTTACTCACTTACTCACTGGTGACATTGTGTTATTTACCATTGCCCATAGATCTCCTAACCCatccgccaacataaaccaTAAGACCAGGTTTGTCTCTTGGAAATCTTCTGAGCCACTAACCCTTCCAGGATATTAGTGACCAGGTCGTCACAGACACCAGTAAGAGATGACGTCGATCTTTCGGAGGATTAATCAGTGAGACTTTCTGTCTCGGCcatatatttactaaacCGATGCCAGGGTCTCACACTGCGTAGCACTGCGTACTGCGTGCCAATGTAACAAcccgtacactagatagttagtataaggtagattcctaagggataaacctagttatagttttaggcttatattattatattaattaagagATCAATAggtaatataaagaataataataaatagaattaaataataagacTTAATATAtgatactataattttaa
Proteins encoded:
- a CDS encoding uncharacterized protein (EggNog:ENOG41) encodes the protein MHFFPKADAALLSPSLEEQSLPTRPTNVGPIFDVDNAEIPIAPWTPDTESCFYPTKIDPYASASIPKKPPRAPSRYLRAHLAKNERLRLSMLWYYGRDLGNEPELLSGLQEKACLAQESSGWEFAIVGLLDVNVYIRLATVGVQLAILPRGETLCAHTVTQPPGNVFLLPNMMEDWRFRESPYVEQGGLIAYAGVPLRMQHESGECVGLGSLCVASATSQPPLSKQQQQTLARLADWIVADIVQCTRARRQRERHRLAELIATVENVSDDHDPQDSVLSILRTAYPDESISIQSSEIDQFANSRHSGLPSDLNNGLWEDTAYIDEFIETSNHSDTPKDRVVRIFSAQCESKLGHSILAVATKDFRRIFDDVDAWFIQTCASMLTQIWQKRLLSEAIRAKEKFLRGISHQLRTPIHGILGAAELLAEDLKAITISENAKIQPALAEVAGFISDIKTSSLYLDTISTAGRELMSTVNSMITLNRWADVAVAERHYATHDISELELELVKGISDAAIRDTGSTPSIFFHFDLPPDRRCLKTDLSLLRDSVLPLIINAIQNTSEGAVIVTSSKQPGTDAFVVDVEDTGCGIQPDDQSRIFELYEKGGEHSTGAGLGLPLATKFSTLLHGSIELISSRVDRGSHFRATFRDITYAASAVPLHKTVSALTYLPLRFHQVGADLPDLHLSSNFAKFLIRNGLTASESYKDSFTIVESGRDSKLTHSHVSSIPSEQVVIWLVPTSVDSGSLESLPNVIYASGPFSTLKLLSILEEADNLAMMINPAKRLARSNNTLAEDLNQGGTDSASSEEIYLTSDEGYSSLNGSPSLSSNGETSQTLEHGGESSLDWGLSSTHQSNEPAIWRRSTLPSTPARSAKPLTLVVDDNAINLRILQMYCKKRGLSCLSAADGKQAIEIFSKRQASHAAGDGAPIELILMDLQMPVCNGIDATYEMRSLEKQHGWKSSILFIVTGQDSEIDREAANAAGADDYLVKPIGMRSLDYGLKRYFPAFKN
- a CDS encoding uncharacterized protein (EggNog:ENOG41), with the translated sequence MFAAAPYVEKRLLRSNGYNKRRAIRRAFYLRVWLLCDSDYKSDRLTVLATVLLMTCWHEEP
- a CDS encoding uncharacterized protein (EggNog:ENOG41), whose product is MTQHQYTSRPLLTEDVLATIIYMVPRGTLLNFRLVNRSLGALATKRAFRHICLFAAEEGTRFVDIARSEALRSCVREITCDTKLAEDDYTYHSNGDFAFPWRFMAALPFVRYFERLEVLNLNFNEYCGPENNDEDLLDGILIEESPDIRFRILDTIFHCLEGTWSAENQREVDEELDLSDDRDILDIEDDPEVAFYKDDHQGFAAPIHDPPSSVCLTISNLGDFDDPRLTKSDTFRRVIASQISELKILFTVQTDEASPESTIYRPEKYDLMKNLPHTWLMPSLAMNLTVLSLYCRDYWGWIPRMDFRCVNPGSGPGSGFPNLRVLALGNYVFTHEWQVDWIASLGLQNGRGGLEELYLDDSPILYKARMVQPMNSGESEVTNLVTGEVISISDELYPLPEVVMGGTYNPEIIYFPLRWDYVLGRWRDLMKGLRVFRMGHGAWWQHYCFDRAIESDEWIQSSDRRDFISYDCPAFRWYNCPVVDQESDEYYEGCELFREGEGLQLAREYQCQYIEYDIGTGPTQWQELRDRYQYTYYPYYPKLNPELDPTGTLMKDEDEALGSLLEITDQRRKMNLTI
- a CDS encoding uncharacterized protein (EggNog:ENOG41); translated protein: MGHISPNPPQSLDEILNVIIEQVWEVIRQLPELRPLVFNNDEGARISLAAEQKDVARFEEHAVVQFQRPIQEVVQEMRDIFSYIVRPNHPPFMSAIPSPSSPISWLGENLTSAFNSWPAAWFAGSGVATIETKLIAWLATQIGMPTSTGGTFVSGGSMANLTALAIARD
- a CDS encoding uncharacterized protein (EggNog:ENOG41); protein product: MEQLRKTIIADKSKGLIPFLIVANVGSTNTGSIDPINEFADLAKEHNMWMHVDGAYGASVALSKSYRSLLNGIERCDSLAWDAHKWLFQTFGCGIVLVHDKRYLAESFASSGDYFRDIPSDDDEPNMLNYGIELTRPARHMKLWFTLRVLGLETSGGYD
- a CDS encoding uncharacterized protein (EggNog:ENOG41) is translated as MATSEELPKAQFGPPLWLGNENEGLAYYVFNPEGTESILLLHGAMTGGTEWDLVLPHLSKRYHILAPDIPLHNRSRNIKLENPGIDTGNLLRDLVKGSAKGGQAHVVGLSMGAHIGRRLAVQCPEVVRTCFLSGFSQLDWIPWKGSLAYIVYAVEYVGAMVPKSWIDRIEHATDTETPHDLEHFKRVWNLMMDDTDVKGKSWEARTLVVAATKGGLVPTNDSIRDASALALLAQQKNPESAVVQNKTMRHGWSRQGPKLFAEAVMCWIENKPLPDSFEPI